GTGCAGAATATGGAAAGAATCACTATGGTGCTTGCAGGAGAGCTTCTGGTGCATGTTTTAATTGTGGCAGCTTTGATCATAAAGTGAGGGACTGTCCTAAGCCTAAAAATGTCCCTTCCTTGCATACTGAGGGCTCGGTTCAGAAGTCTTCTAATAATCGTCCTCAAACCAATAAAGGTGCAAGGCCTAAAAACAACCAAGCAGCGGGGACAAGTGGAGCAACTCAAGCTAGCGGGTCCAGAGCTACTGTACGAGCTTATGCTATGAGGCAGAGAGATGATCAAGAGGGACAGGACgtggttgttggtaaatttcacttatatGGCTTATCTGTGTTTACACTATTTGATCCTGGCTCTACACATTCCTATATTTGTTCATCACTTGTTCTTcctgaaaatgtgaaatctgtgaGACTTAACTTTGACGTTCTAGttgaaagtcctttgggttaCCAAGTTGTTTGTAATTGATTTTACCAAGCTTGTCCCTTCATGATTCAAAACCTAGTCTTTCCTACTGATTTGATTGAAATGTCTTTCcacgattttgatattattatcggtatggattggctttataaatATCATGCAGTAGTGGATTGTAGGTCCAAGCATATAACTTTTAAGGAACCTGCATTTTCACACATTATTGTACAAGGTGAAAGATCATTGTCatctaatattatttttgcGGCCTTAGCAAGAAAGATGATTCATCAAGGTTGCAGTGCATATCTTGCTCACATAATTGATACACGTGTGGAGAGTCCTAGTCTTAAAGATATACCTACTGTGTGACTTTCCGGAAGTGTTTCCAGAAAATCTTCCTGGGTTACCaccagaaagagaagttgaatttcCGATCGAGCTCATTGCTGGATCTACTCCTATTTCTAtcactccttatagaatggcaccaGCAGAATTAAGGGAattgaaaactcaattgcaagaacttcttgagaaaggttttattcgtCCAAGTATTTCTCCTTGGAGAGCCCCTgtgctatttgtgaagaagaaagatggtactcttagactgtgtattgactatagacaattgaacaaaataacaatcaagaacagatatccactaccaaggattgatgatttgtttgaccagctgAAGGGTGCCAAtttgttctcaaagattgatttaaggtCTGGGTATCACCAACTGCGTGTTAGAAAGGAAGATGTTCCTAAAActgcttttagaactcgatacggtcattatgaattcttagtGATGCCATTTagattgactaatgctcctgcaatattcatggatttaatgaatCGAATATTTAGGCATTACCTTGATCAATTTGTGGTAgtctttatagatgatattttaatatattccaagagTAAAGAAGAGCATGATAAACATCTCCGGATTGTTTTGCAAGCTTTGAAGGAGAAGGAACTTTATGCTAAgctttcaaagtgtgaattttggcttaatgAAGTAGCTTTTCTGGGACATGTTGTGTAAGCCAAAGGTGTGAAGgtggatcctagtaaaattGAATCTCCTAAAAGTCCTACTGaggtaagaagtttcttgggtttaggcaggatactatagaaggtttgtgaaaGGCTTCTCCCTTATAGACTCTCTTTTGACTAGACTTTTGAAGAAGGAAGTGAAGTTTACTTGGGATGACAAGTGCCAAGAGAGATTTGAAACACTCAAATCCTTATTGACACAAGCACCTATACTTACTCTACCAATGGAGGGGAAAGAGTACGTGATATATAGTGACGCTTCTCATCATGGTTTGGGATGCGTGTTGATGCAAGAAGGCAAAGTTATTTCATATGCCTCTCGGAAATTAAAACCATATGAATtaaattatcctactcatgatctagaactTGCTGCTATAGTGTTTGCCTTAAAGATATGGCGGCATGATTTATATGGAGAAAAGTGTCAtatattcactgatcacaagagcttaaaaTACTTGGGTATGCAGAAAGATCTGAACTTAAGACAACgcagatggcttgaactcatcaAACATTATGACTGCACGATTGACtatcacccaggtaaagctaatgtggttgcagaCGCCTTGAGTTGCAAATCCTTTGCAAACTTGCATCTGAATCCTTTGCCTTTGCTTCTAGAGTTAAGAGCCATGAATGTCTATTTTACACTTGATTCATATGGTTCGGTGGTTGCTAATTTGCAAGTCAAGCCAATATTGCATGAACAGGTGAAAGAAGCGCAAAAGTTAGAtgagaaactcataaaattgacCAAAGAAGTTCAAAATGGGGAAAAGAAAGATTTTACATTAAAGAAGGATGGTGTCTTgttataccaaaataggttatgCATTCCTAATGATGGCAAATTGAGGAGACAAATCTTGAATGAAGCACGtacttcaccatatgcaatgcatcctggaggtaccaaaatgtatcaaaccatcaaagaacattactggtggaatggtatgaaggaCATTGCAGAATATATTTCTAAATGCTTAGCTTGTCAATAGATAAAGGCCGAGTATCAAGTCCCAACAGGCTTATTACAACCCTTGTCgatacctgagtggaaatgggaaaggataaccatggactttgtttctgggcttccacgcactcaaagaaatcatgatgcaatttgggttatagtgGATAGGCTAACCAAAAGTGCTCATTTCTTGTCCATCAAAATGGACTACTCacttgaacatttagcagaatTGTATGTTAATGAGATTGTGAGGCTACATGGAGTTCCtatttctattgtatctgaccgagacccaaggtttacatctagattctggactagcttgcaagaagctttgggcactaggttgaactttagtacgtctttccatcctcaaatagatggcTAATCCGAaagggtgattcaaatcttggaagatatgcttcgagcttgcattatggaatttgaaggtagttgggacagacacctagccttggtagaatttgcttataataatagctaccaatcaagtattggcatgcctccctacgaagccttatatgggagaaagtgtagaactcctctttgctggagtgaagttggtgaacgaAAACTGATTGGTCCTGATATTGTGCAACAAactgaagataaggtaaaagtcatcaaGGACCGTCTAAAAATTGCTTCAGATAGACAAAAATCTTATGCTGATCTTAAGAGGCGTGAAATTGAGTACCAAGTGGGAGATAAGgtatttttaaaagtttctccatggaagaagattatgagatttggcaaaaaaggaaaacttagtcctcgaattattggaccatatgaagtacttgagagagttggtcCAGTTGCTTATAAACTAGCTCTTCCACCGGAGTTAGATAGaatccacaatgtcttccatgtttctatgcttagaagatatcgctcagatccatctcatgttcttccTGTCGAATCGATTGAGATAAGCCCTGATGTGACATATAATGaggaacctatccaaatcttggcccatgagacaaaagagcttagaaacaagaaagttcctttagtaaaagtcctttggagaaatcattcTGGCAATGAAGCAACTTGGGAGCGAGAGGAGGACATGCGTATTCAATATCCCCATTTGTTTCGGGACTAGCATAAGGTAAATTTCGAGATGAAATTTATTAAGGGGAAGAGAGTTGTAATGCCCCTAATTATTTAAGCTAATTTTAGCATTTAAGTggttatttcttgatgatatgatcAACTGCTACTGACTCGAATTTTGTTACGGGGAAACAATGTTTTATTCTAGCTATGTTTTCGGGTGATCAGACTTAGGGAGGCCATAAACCCTTtataatttggaaatttgggaaagcttataaaattaaagttgtatataattgaaatacctttccaaccataggttgtgGGATTATAGAAGACATCGGGATAAAAGGTTATGGATGTTTTAACGCAGAAGGGTCAAGCAGGGTGATGATTTTGGGCCCAACCCGAATCcaagtcgggtcaggcccattttctttgacttttAAAGGATAAGTTCAGCTTATGTCTTCCATTTTTAGACCATAAGTTTTTAGAACatcatagagaaagagagaaagagagattttctaggctaagaagccatttttgacccaaatcCGAGTCCCGAATTCCGAAATTCGTGAAGAAAAAGGCGTTGCACGTTACGTTGTCTTCACTTTGAGATAAAAATCAGCTAGTAAGGAGTgtgtttttgtattttcttcacACCTAAGGTAATATTGatgttctttttcttattaacaagcttgtttagagatttaacggtTTAAAACGGAGGAAGTAAGCGTTGTAAACTtgttgtttgctttgttgagactTATGGATGTGGGgctgttttggttggattaaatgggtgaaattagttaagttatgatgtataatgattgttgataatgttgttgatgttgttgataagttgttgttgtcgaaattgggGGACTAAACTTTGtttgcaaacccgtttttgagaTGGTATTGTTGTTAGTgcgttgatgatatctttttgtacaaaatgagttttgtgttgatttcttttggattgaaaacttaagacatatatctaaaTGTTTTGTGAAGGGAATAAAGTTCAATTTTGCCGTTTTCAGGTTGCAAACTTAGATACAATCGGATAAGTGTGGCTGTCCAGATTCTCATTTTTAAGTAGCTGTTAGTATTtggatgatatctttttgtataaaatgaattttgagttgctTTCTTTTGGCTTGCAAACTTAAGAAGTATATATAAAAGCTGCATGAAGGGTATAAAGTTTCAGTTTTGCTGTTTTgagtttcaaaatttagattcaaGCTGTGGTACTTGACTTTCCAAATTTACTGTTTtagtaacataattcgggtcgaaacattctaggcttctttgcaataataaatcttattttatgtcaatattatggatattttggaaagtcaaataattcatttaatggtattttcaaggttgtttatatcgtgtgcaagttgaggaacttgagatatttgatgGCCTACGGTTTAAACTTTTGAAGTCGTGTTGGATTtttgtatgctaaaaggctgaggtttgtgtataaactcttgTTACCTACTAATATATTGAAAGCCTATCTTGGTATGGTTGCTGTTGTCTTGAAATATGTCTTATCATATTGGTATCTTGGGAAATTTGCAAGACACTTGcttaactcgcccacttgtacggattgctcgatcacttgacattcttgtggaccttgtccttcttgtggctgtgactttgtcactattggcatgcctcttgttttggaccctttgccatcttgattatggatttttagttcatcttaagtatggaagttgtccattttaagtacgaattaggaagccattttgaatatggttcttggttctcttgattattgggtctttacccttcttggtacagggctccggtccttcttgatacttgatcatgttggtgtgacggcatgacgtacatattgggcGAAACTTGGTGCTAAGTCTTGTAAATGTACTTCTATgaattatttacacttaagcttttacatttagaacttgatactcgtgatatagtttttgccttgttttaattattattgtacattGGTGCGGCTCATGACTTGAAAAGAATATGGTGGAAACccaaaggcttcaaacttgtagttttgcaccactaagctttgtgcttagcgatagttgtttctatcgtaggaaatgtTCGAGAAGAGGCTtgaggttggccattggagatgaagttttgggagcttaaatgaagatcacatttgcatataggcatctatattttaCAGTATTTTGGGACGTGTATATAATTTATGGGTtgcttgtatatttgtatttatgtacGTATTTCTGAGGGTTGTAACTCAAGGATGATTGcttgttttgtaaattttggGGTATGTACATTTCTAAGTTTTATGAAGCACTAAATTTTCCCTTTGGAGTTGGAATATTTGAATGAAGCATAAATTATCGTAATACATGAATGTCTCGGaagctatttttttttaaaaactattttgagaAGTCGCCTGTCCTAAATGGGAATTCttttttgatttaattgagataaaaaaaaattagttggcgaacaacttacacctttcactattttttggATTATATAAATGAGCCTTACGGAAAGTTATTTGTTTTTGTGTCACGAAtttaatatacatttttttgtagtagcatcctccctgGAGGGTCGCTAAAGTTATAATGAGGGATTAGAATAGCTTAGGGTCCTTAGATAGGATTCATTTAGtccccaaaatgaccatactttgatattaaaatgcaaaaaaagactaaaatacccttttAAAATCTGGGCAAAACTGACCCTACGAGTTATCCTTACAAATTATAGAAGGGTCGATGAGTAAGGTGTGAGGAAGACCCTGAGAACTGATCCTCAGGACTTctactatgactcatttctacaaGTTGTCGACTCTTCGACGAGTAGTAGAACTCGTCTaaacttctatgagtcataacttGACTCATAAACTCTCTTTTTCCCCTTAGCCAAAAACTCAAGCCTCACCATTGGTCCTACAAGTCAGTACCATTACTCGTAGAAAcctctacgacccataaaaataagtcgtagaactcgatttttagtccattttctaaaattttcctTCATCTCGACCTTtcaacttacggggtcttacaattgagttgagctattttcagagttgagtacTTTGAGTTGAgctgagttgagtatctttgagtaaggttattttcatctattttacatACAGTACATTGTATGTACTTATGCCATTTGGCgctgcatctttttatgatgcagatacatgtgaTAGTTATCcccaacaggcgcatcgttaaAGAACTTTTTTCTACCTAGCTTTAGTGAGACCTCTTTGTATTCGGAAGTCCACTTGAGTCTTTACTTTTCAATATTTACTTATAAATTGAGGTAGTCATGGACTGTCCCGATACGTATTCAGAGTTAGTAtctagaggcttcatagactattCAGATAGAGTTTGAGTTTATTCAACCTTGTTTATTTTGAGTTATGTTTTGAAAACATTGagctatatatcatatatatttgaTCTTTGAGTTTTAAACTGAGATTATTAAGTTTGCATATTCTTATTGTGCCAATTTTAGTTACTTTTTATAAGTTAAATCTTTCACTAAGTGAGTTAGAAAGGTCAAGGGTTCACTTGGAAACTAGCAATAGTTTCTTAGTGTCGGTCACGCCTATGATGTAGACCCAAGGCATGGGTTTTGAATGTAGACTTAGAACTGAGCCCGAGCAGCAGAGAATGAGAACGAGAATGGAACTCAAGAGGTTCTATAGACTTCTCAACCTGCTATGATGACATGACCCAAGCTTTGTCCTAGGTATGACACGTCGATTAGGATTTCAAAAGAAACctcaaccaagactcttagcatatcataagcgtACATAAGGAAATAATTGTAAGGACCCTCAGGgtcatttttgacatttttagCAAAATTACTGTTTTACCCATCCCGTTAGTTTCCCCAAGTTACTTTTGGTTGGATCTAAAGttagtttttgaaaatcttgtgaaaagttgagtttttgcttgagaaatgggttttgaaggcctaagttgttaaattttgagtttcaaagtcatttggagtttcgagtctcagaatggaatttcatCAATTCTGTCAGTTTTGAAATgtgaaaattggtctaggagagttgtcggaATCATAATTGGACTTAAAACGTGGAATTTATGTCCGAAGttgaaaattgagttaaagttttatccaagtttgactttggtcaaaatttggGGTTCGGGTGCTCGAATTGGATTTTTGATGGTTCTAATGATATCGGGAGGTGATTCTAACGATAGAAATGGCTTCTTCATAATTTTAAGAGGTCCCGAaggtattttggatatttcaagTGTTGAAACTAGTTTAGTTACGACTTAGCGAATtctgggtcaaggagacctcgaattcgaattcagatgattccattgagtctgaaacgtCGAATgtagtagggttgcatatatggtttgtgtatacAAGGTTCCAAACGAATCCCGAGGTTCTATTCCGTGACTTTGAGACTTGTTGAAAATCTACTATCTGGTGCCTGGGAAATCCTTCTTCGCATTCGCGATGCCTTCTCCATGTTCGTGAAAGGTAATGTTTTCCTTCTCTACTTTCTCAAAGGAAGGTCCACATTGGCGGAATGTGATGGGTTCCTTCTACGCATTTGCAAAGGAAAGCCCTGTTTCGCGGAGTGTTGTCCCTATTGCCTCCACGTTGGCGGAGTAAGTCATTCGCGTTCGCGGAAAACAAAAGTCGCCCGAATAGTGTAAAGTCAGAGTTTAAGCAATTGtccaccatttttgagtttccaAGCTTGGTTTAGGAATTTTTCAAAGGGATTTTTCATGAAACATTATTGGGTAAGTCATTTTCAACTTATATCTATGATTctcattaattaattcataattttaacttcaaaaattggatttcaaattggagattttggggGATTTTCCTAATCCGAAATTCTATCAAAAGTTGGGTTTGTGAACTCATTTTAACTCcgtttttgaaatggttttcactATTAGATTCATGATTTcttgaggaacattttcatttaaaaataatcagattttgagtttgatttttgatatggaatttttgaccattttaccctttttaactgaattgcttgattttagtgtcaatagcttcgaaatatgattgtgagtctatatttgattatat
The sequence above is a segment of the Solanum dulcamara chromosome 11, daSolDulc1.2, whole genome shotgun sequence genome. Coding sequences within it:
- the LOC129872443 gene encoding uncharacterized protein LOC129872443; its protein translation is MPNAKAKPPVLTWDDFVKEFHMKYVPPAYCDAKKKEFLNLRQRGMSIAEYQQKFLRLSRYARDIITDEKDKCRRFEDGLNDSIRKNVAILQHENFCKLVFAAFTWERLDKEEGSRHENRFRKPRSDFGGPSKKGRFDDSKVGSVNRSDQQKQSRLNFSTASTPSYSQGKTRIPTCAEYGKNHYGACRRASGACFNCGSFDHKVRDCPKPKNVPSLHTEGSVQKSSNNRPQTNKGARPKNNQAAGTSGATQASGSRATVRAYAMRQRDDQEGQDVVVGKFHLYGLSVFTLFDPGSTHSYICSSLVLPENVKSVRLNFDVLVESPLGYQVVLFPENLPGLPPEREVEFPIELIAGSTPISITPYRMAPAELRELKTQLQELLEKGFIRPSISPWRAPLKGANLFSKIDLRSGYHQLRVRKEDVPKTAFRTRYGHYEFLVMPFRLTNAPAIFMDLMNRIFRHYLDQFVVVFIDDILIYSKSKEEHDKHLRIVLQALKEKELYAKLSKCEFWLNEVAFLGHVV